The proteins below come from a single Methyloprofundus sedimenti genomic window:
- a CDS encoding helix-turn-helix transcriptional regulator produces MVQLPETGFLRLPQIIGDPKAKPPIPAIIPICKSSWYAGIKEGRYPKPIKLSKRSSAWRVEDIRDLISEVAA; encoded by the coding sequence ATGGTTCAACTACCCGAAACCGGATTTTTACGCTTACCCCAGATCATAGGCGACCCAAAAGCAAAACCACCAATCCCCGCAATTATCCCGATTTGCAAATCTAGTTGGTATGCTGGAATTAAAGAAGGGCGTTACCCAAAACCAATAAAATTATCTAAGCGATCAAGCGCGTGGAGAGTTGAAGATATACGTGACCTCATTAGTGAGGTTGCAGCTTAA